In Spinacia oleracea cultivar Varoflay chromosome 5, BTI_SOV_V1, whole genome shotgun sequence, a single window of DNA contains:
- the LOC110799503 gene encoding agamous-like MADS-box protein AGL65 isoform X2, with amino-acid sequence MGRVKLKIKRLESSSNRQVTYSKRRTGIIKKARELAILCDIDIVLLMFSPTGKSTLFLGERSNLEQVITKFAQLTPQERAKRKLESLEALKKTFKKCDHDVNIEDFVASSSQTAEDLANQVGLLQAQISEAHKRLSCWSNPDKIDNVEHLQQMENSLKESLNQIRLHKDNIGKHQLLSLDCSNQFQNGMHMPLMMGGIQECQPLSWLSSNENQQMLLSEEPNFLSHRDMKCTSDASLSGYSGYYGDVKIEMDNARQCENTRQECSSLNELTNNACMGVQIGEQYPYSPYGNISLPEEKKVMPDNGINFQGNPVEYQIPGHFDMPRTMYDTRPQPWVPAALQCPIPMFNENSYPQPNL; translated from the exons ATGGGAAGGGTTAAATTGAAGATTAAGAGATTGGAAAGTAGTAGCAATCGTCAAGTGACTTATTCAAAACGGCGTACCGGAATCATAAAGAAAGCTAGAGAGCTGGCTATTTTATGTGACATTGACATTGTTCTGCTCATGTTCTCTCCCACAGGGAAGTCGACGTTGTTCCTTGGAGAGCGTAG CAACCTCGAACAAGTCATCACCAAGTTTGCTCAATTAACTCCACAAGAAAGGGCAAAAag GAAATTGGAGAGTCTTGAA GCACTAAAGAAAACTTTTAAGAAGTGTGACCATGATGTAAATATAGAAGACTTTGTTGCTTCAAG TAGTCAAACGGCTGAG GACCTGGCTAACCAAGTGGGACTATTGCAAGCACAGATTTCAGAAGCGCACAAGCGACTGAG CTGTTGGAGTAATCCTGATAAGATAGACAATGTCGAGCATCTTCAGCAGATGGAAAACTCCTTGAAGGAATCACTTAACCAGATTCGCTTACACAAG GATAATATTGGAAAACACCAACTTCTGTCTCTAGACTGCAGTAACCAG TTCCAGAATGGGATGCATATGCCGTTAATGATGGGTGGTATACAAGAATGTCAGCCATTATCATGGCTTTCGAGTAATGAGAATCAACAAATGTTGTTGTCTGAGGAGCCAAACTTTTTGTCTCACAG AGATATGAAGTGCACCAGCGATGCTTCTCTTTCTGGATATTCTGGATACTACGGCGATGTCAAAATAGAAATGGATAATGCCAGACAATGTGAGAACACAAGACAGGAGTGTAGTAGCTTAAATGAGCTGACTAATAATGCATGCATGGGAGTTCAAATTGGTGAGCAATATCCATACTCCCCATACGGAAATATAAGTCTGCCTGAGGAGAAGAAAGTGATGCCAGATAATGGAATCAATTTTCAAGGCAATCCAGTGGAATACCAAATTCCTGGTCATTTTGATATGCCTAGGACTATGTATGATACAAGACCTCAACCATGGGTTCCTGCTGCTTTGCAATGTCCCATTCCTATGTTCAATGAAAATTCATACCCACAG CCTAATTTATGA
- the LOC110799503 gene encoding agamous-like MADS-box protein AGL65 isoform X1 yields the protein MGRVKLKIKRLESSSNRQVTYSKRRTGIIKKARELAILCDIDIVLLMFSPTGKSTLFLGERSNLEQVITKFAQLTPQERAKRKLESLEALKKTFKKCDHDVNIEDFVASSSQTAEDLANQVGLLQAQISEAHKRLSCWSNPDKIDNVEHLQQMENSLKESLNQIRLHKDNIGKHQLLSLDCSNQFQNGMHMPLMMGGIQECQPLSWLSSNENQQMLLSEEPNFLSHRDMKCTSDASLSGYSGYYGDVKIEMDNARQCENTRQECSSLNELTNNACMGVQIGEQYPYSPYGNISLPEEKKVMPDNGINFQGNPVEYQIPGHFDMPRTMYDTRPQPWVPAALQCPIPMFNENSYPQVSC from the exons ATGGGAAGGGTTAAATTGAAGATTAAGAGATTGGAAAGTAGTAGCAATCGTCAAGTGACTTATTCAAAACGGCGTACCGGAATCATAAAGAAAGCTAGAGAGCTGGCTATTTTATGTGACATTGACATTGTTCTGCTCATGTTCTCTCCCACAGGGAAGTCGACGTTGTTCCTTGGAGAGCGTAG CAACCTCGAACAAGTCATCACCAAGTTTGCTCAATTAACTCCACAAGAAAGGGCAAAAag GAAATTGGAGAGTCTTGAA GCACTAAAGAAAACTTTTAAGAAGTGTGACCATGATGTAAATATAGAAGACTTTGTTGCTTCAAG TAGTCAAACGGCTGAG GACCTGGCTAACCAAGTGGGACTATTGCAAGCACAGATTTCAGAAGCGCACAAGCGACTGAG CTGTTGGAGTAATCCTGATAAGATAGACAATGTCGAGCATCTTCAGCAGATGGAAAACTCCTTGAAGGAATCACTTAACCAGATTCGCTTACACAAG GATAATATTGGAAAACACCAACTTCTGTCTCTAGACTGCAGTAACCAG TTCCAGAATGGGATGCATATGCCGTTAATGATGGGTGGTATACAAGAATGTCAGCCATTATCATGGCTTTCGAGTAATGAGAATCAACAAATGTTGTTGTCTGAGGAGCCAAACTTTTTGTCTCACAG AGATATGAAGTGCACCAGCGATGCTTCTCTTTCTGGATATTCTGGATACTACGGCGATGTCAAAATAGAAATGGATAATGCCAGACAATGTGAGAACACAAGACAGGAGTGTAGTAGCTTAAATGAGCTGACTAATAATGCATGCATGGGAGTTCAAATTGGTGAGCAATATCCATACTCCCCATACGGAAATATAAGTCTGCCTGAGGAGAAGAAAGTGATGCCAGATAATGGAATCAATTTTCAAGGCAATCCAGTGGAATACCAAATTCCTGGTCATTTTGATATGCCTAGGACTATGTATGATACAAGACCTCAACCATGGGTTCCTGCTGCTTTGCAATGTCCCATTCCTATGTTCAATGAAAATTCATACCCACAG GTTTCATgttaa
- the LOC110799503 gene encoding agamous-like MADS-box protein AGL65 isoform X3 has protein sequence MGRVKLKIKRLESSSNRQVTYSKRRTGIIKKARELAILCDIDIVLLMFSPTGKSTLFLGERSNLEQVITKFAQLTPQERAKRKLESLEALKKTFKKCDHDVNIEDFVASSQTAEDLANQVGLLQAQISEAHKRLSCWSNPDKIDNVEHLQQMENSLKESLNQIRLHKDNIGKHQLLSLDCSNQFQNGMHMPLMMGGIQECQPLSWLSSNENQQMLLSEEPNFLSHRDMKCTSDASLSGYSGYYGDVKIEMDNARQCENTRQECSSLNELTNNACMGVQIGEQYPYSPYGNISLPEEKKVMPDNGINFQGNPVEYQIPGHFDMPRTMYDTRPQPWVPAALQCPIPMFNENSYPQPNL, from the exons ATGGGAAGGGTTAAATTGAAGATTAAGAGATTGGAAAGTAGTAGCAATCGTCAAGTGACTTATTCAAAACGGCGTACCGGAATCATAAAGAAAGCTAGAGAGCTGGCTATTTTATGTGACATTGACATTGTTCTGCTCATGTTCTCTCCCACAGGGAAGTCGACGTTGTTCCTTGGAGAGCGTAG CAACCTCGAACAAGTCATCACCAAGTTTGCTCAATTAACTCCACAAGAAAGGGCAAAAag GAAATTGGAGAGTCTTGAA GCACTAAAGAAAACTTTTAAGAAGTGTGACCATGATGTAAATATAGAAGACTTTGTTGCTTCAAG TCAAACGGCTGAG GACCTGGCTAACCAAGTGGGACTATTGCAAGCACAGATTTCAGAAGCGCACAAGCGACTGAG CTGTTGGAGTAATCCTGATAAGATAGACAATGTCGAGCATCTTCAGCAGATGGAAAACTCCTTGAAGGAATCACTTAACCAGATTCGCTTACACAAG GATAATATTGGAAAACACCAACTTCTGTCTCTAGACTGCAGTAACCAG TTCCAGAATGGGATGCATATGCCGTTAATGATGGGTGGTATACAAGAATGTCAGCCATTATCATGGCTTTCGAGTAATGAGAATCAACAAATGTTGTTGTCTGAGGAGCCAAACTTTTTGTCTCACAG AGATATGAAGTGCACCAGCGATGCTTCTCTTTCTGGATATTCTGGATACTACGGCGATGTCAAAATAGAAATGGATAATGCCAGACAATGTGAGAACACAAGACAGGAGTGTAGTAGCTTAAATGAGCTGACTAATAATGCATGCATGGGAGTTCAAATTGGTGAGCAATATCCATACTCCCCATACGGAAATATAAGTCTGCCTGAGGAGAAGAAAGTGATGCCAGATAATGGAATCAATTTTCAAGGCAATCCAGTGGAATACCAAATTCCTGGTCATTTTGATATGCCTAGGACTATGTATGATACAAGACCTCAACCATGGGTTCCTGCTGCTTTGCAATGTCCCATTCCTATGTTCAATGAAAATTCATACCCACAG CCTAATTTATGA